The following proteins come from a genomic window of Sporolituus thermophilus DSM 23256:
- a CDS encoding class II glutamine amidotransferase has product MLGRDERIPSGCAIAGFINEDGRRENGERIRKFIANMRERSNGLGGGFAAYGIYPEYKDYYALHMMYSSRKARTETETFLAEKVVVVKDEPIPTRKIPEIGDSPLLWRYFVEIPPLRRREIIHEECFITDIVMTINSTIDGAFVASSGKNMGAFKAVGYPEDVARFYCLEEYEGYMWTAHGRFPTNTPGWWGGAHPFSLLDWSVVHNGEISSYGINYRYLEEQGYKCSLMTDTEVVVYAFDLLVRKHGLPVTLAAKVLAAPFWKDIDKISDADERQLLRALRIVYGSLLLNGPFSVLVARSGELIGLTDRIKLRPMVAARQGATLLVATEEAAIREVCPNPDRIWIPEAGTPIIGRLKGGAIHA; this is encoded by the coding sequence ATGTTGGGACGAGACGAACGGATACCCTCAGGATGCGCGATTGCCGGCTTTATTAATGAGGATGGCCGGCGGGAAAACGGCGAGCGCATCCGCAAATTTATCGCCAACATGCGGGAACGCTCTAACGGCCTGGGTGGCGGGTTTGCCGCTTACGGCATCTACCCGGAATACAAAGACTATTACGCTTTGCACATGATGTATAGTTCCCGCAAGGCACGGACGGAAACGGAAACTTTTCTGGCGGAAAAGGTTGTGGTGGTTAAGGACGAACCGATCCCCACGCGCAAAATTCCCGAGATCGGCGATTCACCGCTCTTGTGGCGGTATTTTGTGGAAATTCCGCCGCTGCGCCGCCGGGAAATTATTCATGAAGAGTGCTTTATTACTGACATTGTGATGACGATAAACTCAACCATCGACGGCGCCTTTGTCGCCTCAAGCGGCAAGAATATGGGCGCATTCAAGGCCGTTGGCTATCCTGAAGACGTGGCCCGCTTTTACTGCTTGGAAGAATATGAAGGCTATATGTGGACTGCCCACGGGCGGTTTCCCACTAATACGCCGGGATGGTGGGGCGGTGCTCACCCGTTCAGCCTGCTGGACTGGTCGGTCGTGCATAATGGCGAAATATCCTCCTACGGCATCAACTACCGTTATCTGGAGGAGCAGGGCTATAAATGCAGTCTCATGACCGACACCGAAGTAGTGGTTTATGCGTTCGACTTGTTAGTACGCAAACACGGCCTGCCGGTGACGCTGGCGGCTAAAGTGCTGGCGGCGCCGTTCTGGAAGGACATTGACAAAATAAGTGATGCCGACGAGCGCCAGCTCCTTCGGGCGCTGCGCATCGTCTATGGCAGTCTGCTGCTCAATGGGCCCTTTTCCGTCCTGGTGGCCCGCAGCGGCGAACTGATCGGCCTTACCGACCGCATCAAATTGCGCCCCATGGTGGCGGCGCGGCAAGGGGCGACGTTACTGGTGGCCACCGAGGAAGCGGCCATCCGCGAAGTATGTCCGAACCCTGACCGCATCTGGATCCCGGAGGCGGGCACGCCAATCATCGGCCGTTTGAAAGGAGGCGCT